In the genome of Pseudomonas sp. LBUM920, one region contains:
- a CDS encoding alpha/beta fold hydrolase yields MSVLIRNNVRVHGSGPATLVFAHGFGCDQNMWRLVEPAFRENFRTILFDVVGCGKSDLSAYEVVRYSSLKGYAQDIVEIIEEFADCPVIFVGHSVSAMAGVIAANKRPDLFGAHIMVGPSPSYINDGEYFGGFSREDIDSLLETLESNYLGWSSSMAPAIMGAPEQPHLGVELTNSFCQTDPDIAKRFARVTFLSDNRNDVAKLLAPALIIQSSDDIIAPVEVGRYLNKVIPDNRLEVIENVGHCPHLSAPDLCINSIQSFIASVQGRIAHGG; encoded by the coding sequence ATGTCTGTCCTAATTCGCAACAATGTACGCGTCCACGGTTCAGGCCCTGCCACTCTAGTTTTTGCGCATGGTTTTGGGTGTGATCAAAATATGTGGAGACTGGTCGAGCCGGCATTCCGCGAAAACTTTCGGACGATTCTTTTCGACGTCGTAGGCTGTGGGAAGTCAGACCTCTCAGCCTACGAGGTTGTGAGGTACTCATCATTAAAAGGGTACGCGCAAGACATCGTGGAGATTATTGAGGAGTTTGCGGACTGCCCGGTCATATTTGTCGGGCATTCTGTCAGCGCTATGGCTGGCGTAATCGCCGCCAATAAGCGTCCTGACCTATTTGGGGCGCATATCATGGTTGGGCCTTCACCGTCGTATATCAACGATGGTGAATATTTTGGTGGTTTCAGCAGGGAGGACATCGACTCACTTCTGGAGACGTTGGAAAGCAACTACCTTGGCTGGTCCAGCTCCATGGCCCCCGCCATCATGGGCGCGCCTGAACAGCCCCATCTTGGTGTCGAATTAACCAATAGCTTCTGCCAGACAGACCCTGATATTGCGAAGCGGTTCGCCAGGGTGACGTTCCTATCTGATAACCGCAATGACGTGGCCAAGCTACTGGCGCCGGCGCTGATTATTCAGTCCTCCGACGACATCATTGCACCTGTCGAAGTCGGTCGTTACCTCAACAAGGTGATCCCGGATAATCGTCTTGAGGTGATAGAAAACGTGGGGCATTGCCCGCACCTGAGTGCTCCTGATCTATGCATCAATTCGATCCAAAGCTTCATTGCAAGCGTTCAGGGTCGAATTGCTCATGGGGGCTAA
- a CDS encoding GAF domain-containing protein, with product MASHEIALHSVLSADERSEIAELEATSTILQLVTRLTGMRFAGIAKFTEKDWIVCSVCDPTHLGIEAGNTLELEITLCSELRRNPKALFIPKISGDHRYSDRHVVKQYGLESYAGAPIFLPDGRLFGALCALDSRSILFEDPDLEETLVLFAKLIGCIFFTNLAAEQKPASPCQAT from the coding sequence ATGGCTTCTCATGAGATTGCCTTGCACTCTGTGCTGAGCGCAGATGAACGCTCTGAAATAGCTGAACTGGAGGCCACGAGCACTATTTTGCAGCTTGTTACGCGCCTGACAGGGATGCGATTTGCAGGCATTGCCAAATTCACGGAAAAGGACTGGATAGTTTGCTCAGTGTGCGACCCAACGCATTTAGGGATAGAGGCTGGAAATACCCTGGAGTTGGAAATCACCCTCTGCAGCGAACTGAGAAGAAACCCCAAAGCCCTCTTCATTCCAAAAATCAGTGGCGATCACAGATATTCAGATCGCCATGTCGTCAAGCAATACGGACTGGAAAGTTATGCAGGCGCGCCTATCTTCCTTCCTGATGGACGCCTCTTTGGCGCTTTATGCGCGCTGGACTCACGCTCAATATTGTTTGAAGACCCGGATCTTGAGGAGACGTTAGTTTTATTCGCCAAGTTAATAGGCTGCATTTTTTTCACCAACCTTGCTGCTGAACAAAAGCCAGCAAGTCCTTGTCAGGCTACGTAG
- a CDS encoding PAS domain-containing sensor histidine kinase, translating into MGANDDPLPDADLLYEHAPCALIITSKAGLILRANTTFCEWLGYSKDQLVGRRKLQELLTIGGRIFHQTHWMPLLEMQRSICEVKLEFATSEGKKLPMILNATRREHLGGIFDEVCAFVVIERHRFEQEVLISKRQAEESLEAHLTLQRDLSIADARLRVALESAKMHVWDVDPVTLERRYDNSVAQLLGYPSNQDVSASVYSDLIDPNDRPREAELFSAALGSVAQEYRCTYRLNGVDGVQRTVLSTGRAAFDPNNKLVQFVGILHDITDVKREQAAAEDRALFSEQMIGIVSHDLRNPLSVISMATEVLERNDLSPKQQQLVRHTQEAAQRARRLINDLLDFTQARIGRGIGVTKTTIDLHLLIAAAVEQLRIVYPKREFLHSINGQGLCMADSDRLTQLAGNLISNAVTYGAVDRPVTVTSSITEQGFELVVHNWGIPIPPDFLATVFSPMTRGVNLAQDSRSVGLGLFIVREIVKAHGGTVSVSSTIESGTAFMATFPLK; encoded by the coding sequence ATGGGGGCTAATGACGACCCACTCCCTGATGCCGACTTGCTTTACGAGCACGCTCCCTGCGCCCTCATTATCACCAGCAAGGCCGGTTTAATCCTTCGGGCAAATACCACCTTCTGCGAGTGGCTGGGGTACTCCAAAGATCAGTTGGTTGGCCGACGTAAGCTTCAAGAGTTGCTGACTATCGGAGGACGGATTTTCCATCAAACTCACTGGATGCCTTTGCTTGAAATGCAGCGTTCCATCTGCGAGGTAAAGCTTGAGTTTGCGACGTCTGAGGGTAAAAAATTACCCATGATTCTCAACGCAACAAGGCGGGAGCACCTTGGAGGCATTTTCGATGAGGTTTGCGCTTTTGTAGTGATCGAGCGGCATCGATTCGAGCAGGAAGTGCTGATTTCCAAACGGCAAGCTGAGGAATCGCTCGAAGCTCACCTGACGCTTCAGCGGGATTTGTCGATTGCCGATGCGAGGCTGCGGGTTGCTCTGGAGTCGGCCAAAATGCACGTTTGGGACGTCGACCCGGTGACACTTGAGCGTCGTTACGATAACAGCGTCGCGCAATTGCTCGGTTACCCGTCAAACCAAGATGTTTCGGCCTCAGTGTACTCAGACCTAATAGACCCTAATGACCGCCCAAGAGAGGCCGAGTTATTTTCGGCGGCTCTCGGATCGGTAGCTCAGGAGTATCGCTGCACTTATAGATTGAACGGCGTTGACGGCGTTCAGCGCACGGTACTCTCCACTGGGCGTGCGGCATTCGACCCAAATAACAAGCTCGTTCAGTTTGTCGGTATTCTTCATGACATTACAGACGTAAAACGGGAGCAGGCAGCAGCAGAAGACCGTGCTCTGTTCTCTGAGCAAATGATTGGCATAGTGAGTCACGATCTGCGTAATCCCCTCTCGGTGATCTCAATGGCCACCGAGGTGCTTGAGCGCAATGATCTGTCCCCTAAGCAGCAACAATTGGTTCGGCACACTCAGGAAGCGGCGCAAAGGGCACGCAGGCTTATCAACGATTTGTTGGATTTCACGCAGGCCAGGATAGGGCGCGGTATTGGGGTAACAAAAACGACTATCGACCTACACCTGCTGATCGCTGCGGCTGTCGAGCAGCTTCGAATCGTTTATCCCAAACGAGAGTTTCTGCATTCAATCAATGGCCAGGGTCTATGCATGGCTGACAGCGATAGGCTTACGCAGCTTGCAGGCAACCTTATATCCAATGCTGTTACGTACGGAGCGGTGGATCGCCCGGTGACAGTAACCTCCTCCATTACAGAGCAAGGTTTCGAGTTGGTGGTGCACAACTGGGGTATACCGATTCCTCCAGACTTTCTGGCCACGGTCTTCAGTCCGATGACCCGTGGTGTCAATCTTGCGCAAGACAGTCGCAGCGTTGGATTGGGGCTTTTCATTGTTCGCGAAATCGTGAAGGCACACGGCGGCACGGTTTCGGTTAGTTCAACCATTGAAAGTGGGACAGCATTCATGGCTACCTTTC